The Papio anubis isolate 15944 chromosome 5, Panubis1.0, whole genome shotgun sequence genome has a segment encoding these proteins:
- the NKX2-5 gene encoding homeobox protein Nkx-2.5 codes for MFPSPALTPTPFSVKDILNLEQQQRSLAAAGELSARLEATLAPSSCMLATFKPEAYAGPEAAAPGLPELRAELGPAPSPAKCASAFPAAPAFYPRAYSDPDPAKDPRAEKKELCALQKVVELEKPEADNAERPRARRRRKPRVLFSQAQVYELERRFKQQRYLSAPERDQLASVLKLTSTQVKIWFQNRRYKCKRQRQDQTLELVGLPPPPPPPARRIAVPVLVRDGKPCLGDSAPYAPAYGVGLNAYGYNAYPAYPGYGGAACSPGYSCTAAYPTGPSPAQPATAAANNNFVNFGVGDLNAVQSPGIPQSNSGVSTLHGIRAW; via the exons ATGTTCCCCAGCCCTGCGCTCACGCCCACGCCCTTCTCAGTCAAAGACATCCTGAACCTGGAGCAGCAGCAGCGCAGCCTGGCCGCCGCCGGAGAACTCTCTGCGCGCCTGGAGGCCACCCTGGCGCCCTCCTCCTGCATGCTGGCCACCTTCAAGCCAGAGGCCTACGCCGGGCCCGAGGCGGCTGCGCCGGGCCTCCCAGAGCTGCGGGCAGAGTTGGGCCCCGCGCCTTCACCCGCCAAGTGTGCGTCTGCCTTTCCCGCCGCCCCCGCCTTCTATCCGCGTGCCTACAGCGACCCCGACCCAGCCAAGGACCCTCGAGCCGAAAAGAAAG AGCTGTGCGCGCTGCAGAAGGTGGTGGAGCTGGAGAAGCCAGAGGCGGACAACGCGGAGCGGCCCCGGGCGAGACGGCGGAGGAAGCCGCGCGTGCTCTTCTCGCAGGCGCAGGTCTACGAGCTGGAGCGGCGCTTCAAGCAGCAGCGGTACCTGTCGGCCCCCGAACGCGACCAGCTGGCCAGCGTGTTGAAACTCACGTCCACGCAGGTCAAGATCTGGTTCCAGAACCGGCGCTACAAGTGCAAGCGGCAGCGGCAGGACCAGACTCTGGAGCTGGTGGGGctgcccccgccgccgccgccgcctgccCGCAGGATCGCCGTGCCAGTGCTGGTGCGCGATGGCAAACCATGCTTAGGGGACTCGGCACCCTACGCGCCTGCCTACGGCGTGGGCCTCAATGCCTACGGCTATAACGCCTACCCCGCCTATCCGGGTTACGGCGGCGCGGCCTGCAGCCCTGGCTACAGCTGCACCGCCGCTTACCCCACCGGGCCTTCTCCAGCGCAGCCGGCCACTGCCGCCGCCAACAACAACTTCGTGAACTTCGGTGTCGGGGACTTGAATGCGGTTCAGAGCCCCGGGATTCCGCAGAGCAACTCGGGAGTGTCCACGCTGCATGGTATCCGAGCCTGGTAG